In the genome of Labrus bergylta chromosome 7, fLabBer1.1, whole genome shotgun sequence, the window tctcgtaaatgtttttagatcttggtcattctgtgtcaatttacatgccatgtgaagctatgagctaactaaagggCGCttacattagcatgctaacacaacaaagcaggacacaggtgattgcagcacCAGCATGGTGCTTAAATGTGGAGCATTGCATCTGATAGCTCCTTTGAGTGActgtgagtggagaggggttggaggtgtgtcgctggaggagagcggaggattcagaatagaggaggtgtcactaaacagaagtttgttttggtttcatgctggtgctcaagggcgacatctactggctcaaaaagacacacattcttccttaaacGTTTGTAACCTACAAACCAGGTCTACATCATCCAAATATGtctctttatgtttaaaaaaaactaccatAAACCAAAGTTATTTGCATTAAACTGCTAAGTAAAGATACAACCTTGTTTAATTCTCCTGTTGagtaacaaaataataattgttaATCTTTGAAattgttctttatgtttgtttgaatgttttctctttctgtcgtGTAACCACAGGGAAGAAGATGAGCTGGAGAGTTTCCTGACTCAGCTCAAACCCCTGAACGCACCGTGGTCTCTGTCCGAGGTGAACTCAGCCGACGCTCTGCTCGAGGCGAGACTCAGGTGAGTTTAAACTCCACTGTGTTAAAACCCaagcaaaacaataaaactgacAATCTTTTTGGTGAGAcaataaatattcattttcacGTGGTGCTTGGGATTTTCAAGTTAACCCTGTAAAGTCGGCTACATTGTGAGGTGAATAAAAAACCAGATAATGTGTTTGCATGCTGGTATAAATCGGTATAATCGTTACGCGTGTTTCAGGCAGCTGCTGTCGCCAGGTCTGGAGCGCAGGAGGCAGCTGGGAGACATCGAGTTCTCCAACAGATACGCAGAGTTCCTGCGATCTAAAGCGAAACACAGCTCCATCTGCGCCTTCCTGCGCCGCGTACAGAGCGTCAAGAAGAGGTGAGAGACTTCGGCCACATCAGTGTTAAAGGATCATTCTGCTGCCGTCATAAGTATGCAGACACAGAAGCGGATTTTTGGTAcctcactttgtgtgttttcgtCCTCAGCGGGGTGGGAGGAGACTTGGAGAAAGTGAACCTGCTGCTGAAACAGTACATGTGTCCGTCTGTCTTCAACAACTGGCCGAACGACCTGTAGAGGGCGCTCCACGGTGACagaacagagaggagagctcGTTTAGGGAGGGCCCCCTTGTCTCTGATgttctgaataaagaataaatgcagctgttttaatatgtaatgaagaaaaacagatatctttgtcattaaaatatgttttggaaAGTACTCAAGTTGTGTCTTGTATTTCATGAATGAATGGAGCATTTAGCCTGCTTACACAGTTTATTATccagtttattttgtttttgtgtcgtAGGCTACACAACTGGCTAATGAGACATCTTCATCTAGTAAAAGAGAGCAGAATTAAAACTATACACATACAATAAATCGAAAAGAAAATATAGACATAGAcatagatttactttattgatcccaaactgggaaattgtgtaTATCCCATCCTGACTTTTTTCCCGATCTCTAGaaacaaaaatagacaaaaaaaatagcCCCTTCGCAAACGGAGGAACTTTCCCCCAGAGCGAGGGACCTTTTGAGAAACTATGTGCATTTCGACCTCAGGACCTATTGTCTAAATTTAgttcacaataaacacaaaataatcaaaGATTAATAAGACTTAATTAGATAATATTGCAGTGGTGAGTTGTTctaaagatgctgaagtaaacatgataataaaaaaatgtaattatgtgACTGATGggttaatttacatgacgtagagttttacagtatttataaaAGATACCCTACCCTGGGGGGGCAGTACTTTCTAAAGCTCCAGGGACATTGGAGGCTAGGGCAGGCAGCCCCTGAAAGAGAATCAAAACATTTAGCTCCCCCGACTGTTGCCCCGTACTGTTTACAACACAGAcggacaaaaaaagaaaataaaagtgacaCGTGATTGAGTCCACGTCctgacatcagagaaaaacacaaagaacaagaCAGCTACTGacttgtggctttttttttaagtcattacagtcagatacagccaggaAACTCTGGGATTTCCCCATAATGAAGGACATGAATCTATGTTGTTAcccctgtgtgtgcatgtgcatgaacTGTGCCATGCCGAAGCACACCACTacgccaaggaagtgtaccgatCTTGAGCTTGGagcggagcactcacactagtcaaactaACTGGACTTTGAGGATGACGCGTGCTGGGGAATGCTCgcttgcctagtgtgagtgtgcgcTAACTATAGAtaataagctccgcctcctcaaTGTTAACAAATGttaactgtaaaataaaaacacaagtcaaatacattttaactcATATATTGTTTCTGTCATTATAGTTTTTATTATGCTGATTTATGCCCATGTATTCACTTTTCCAAGTTTTAATTTGTGATTTGATGCTAAATAAAGGAGATTATCGCCATGATtaacagctctgttgacaaatgcggCTCCTGCAGCGCTGTGGGCAGCTTAatatcagagtagaggaggaacagtgAGAAGAAATGTAACAAACACAATAGTTATTGAACTTTGCATGACCATGAGTgtctgcttcacacacacacaagaatctgttctgctgtggactgtacccTGTGATGATTCTAAAGTCTGTTGGAGCCCTAGGCAAAAATTCACTGGGGGTCCCTCCAACCAacattcatcaccattatgtctgccagtttCCCGACTCTtgacttcctctttctctcgTTCTTCTTTCACTCCCAGGcggataattcctcttaatTTTTCCTTCAATGACAAACTTTGATTTCCAAAGCAAAAATGCGTGCGACGCTTATCAGCACAATGACAGTGAGTGCTGTCGGATATGGCCCTCTTAGGGAGGTTTACAACCCCTGCTGtgctttaaagtttgtcagcccctgggggccccctactggacTTGGGCCCCAAGCAGTCgcctgccttgcctattgaCAAACAGCACCTCTGACTGTTACCACCAGAGGGCTCTTGGATTTTTTatctgtaaattaaatatgtacTTTGATAAGCAGATACCTCGGCTCCACCAGAATTTCCTCCCTGCGCAGACTCCAAAATGACATCACCAGCTTAATTATGTAAACCTATATAACTTTATATGCCAACAATGGTCTGgcttaataaaacaaatgagcTCAGTATCTCCAGTATAATGGCAATGAATTACACCAAAAGACAGGATTTTAAAAGTAATTATGATGTGCATCTTTGTCCTGGTAAACAGTAGTATTACATTGTTTATATGTTACATGTAAATGCCAAGTTGTATTTATGCTCTATGTGTGGGAGTTTGATTGTCCAGAACGATCCTACATTAACagagaaacaaatgaaatgtctgtatgcagatgataccTTATTATTTTTATCAAACGTGAACCCCTTGGGAATCTTTCCTCCCACCTATaatatacatattttaaatgttttaaatctgtgtctttgtattttgtttgtcCTGTGTTGTTGCCATGTTGTCCATGTTGTTGGAAACCAGGAAACTCTTGATAAAAGCAGAGTGGGAGGGGAGGATCGTCGAGGTTGTGCTTATACACAATACTAATCGATAGAAAACTAAATTACAGCTGTTATTAATACTCTCTACTTCTGTAATCATTAAACCAGGACCTGCTTCAAGTCAAACCGGTCAAATTAAGGACAATTAGTACaagaaaaaaagggttttaaatGACTTCCCAGCAAACAGACGTGTGTTATGTTTTTATGACGGGGAAAAGTCCACTGCAGCAATAAAGCCGAGCAGataagcagaaaacacagagacagaggacgATCAGTTCAGACATTACAGTCGGAGACATGGAGGGGATTTATTCACAATTCACTGTGAGGACGTGTTTCAGCTTTTTACTTCTGATTCTGCTCCAAACGTCCACTGAGGCCCAGAGTGAGTACTGAAATCTGCCGGCTGAGGCATGTTCGTTTAATCTAAACGACTGTGACACTTTTTTAGAAAACAGTGTGCTTGATAAGCGTTTTGTCCTCGtcattttttgtttggttttatggttttatattttgtcaaagcgtctttgggttcctagaaaagcgctataaaaaaacaatatattattattattattataacagtGTGCTTATTGGTACATATGGTACCGAAAACCAGTTTAAACTAGTACACGATGTGTTGATGAAGGAAAACTATGTAGACTTGGAATAAAACCAGAGGACGAGCTCATGTAACTGAACCAGGAAGAAAAATCGATATGTATGCTGAGGCCAGAAATGTGAGGGTCGGAGTCATTTACTATGAGTGCtgatgtttcaaatgttttatttcaactaaggcttttttttaattaatttgtgCATGGATGTCTTTTGAACACGAATCAGTCAAGGAATGGTaatcatttaaaggaagaatgtgcgtcttttgatccagtagatgtcgcccttgagcaccagcttAAACCACAACAAACATCTGTTTgacgacacctccgctattctgaagcctccgctctcctccagtgacacacctccaatcccCCTCCACTCGATTTTGCACAAAGGAGCATAGGAAAAATGTCTCCCAAGATCATCCaaaactttatttgaaaaatataacaccagtaaacacaaaacacaaggaCTGCATTGGTGTAATAGAGCATATTCATTTATCTATTACCAGATCAATACCTAGCACTGGTCACACAAGGTTTCCTCCAGAGCAGCCCGTTTAAGTTGGTTGTCACCAGCGTTTTCCTCACTGAAGTAGATCTTAGCAAGGCAACTTCCAGCCTGTAGCCACCGCTTGTGTTTGCTGGTTTTAATATTGCTTTGAATGCCCATATTTCCACCATGGGTGACTGAAAATTGACACTTTCAGTGTGTGCAGAACGCAACATATTCATTTCTTGCTACTTTTCGAGgatttggaaaatctttattgtgcccgaggggcaatttggtttgcaacagaggtcCATACAGGCAGtatatccttaaaaaaaacatcaaaatgacataaataaatacatatatattaaacaCAACTACCATGGAAATCATCATGATGGACGTGAGTGAGATAAGGGACACAAAAACCAACAGTGCATAGTAAAAGTGTAGAGGCAACAATGcctacagcttatttaaaaacccaacagctgaAGGGACAAACAACCTCAGGTATCTGTTTGATTTGGCCCTCCTAACATAAGTGAACCTCAGCCCTGTCGGCAGACATCTAAACTCTGTATGTAGGGGGTGCTGAGGGTTTTCCAAGATGGCCTTTGGGAAGTTGTAACTCTGTAGTTACGCAGCACATCCTGTTAGCATAAGCTAGgataacaaaacaacagacgCAACCCtgagattgattgacacatTAATCAGTGTTGAACTTTGACTCGGGGTGCATTGTTGATGTTCTTCTATTGGtcaaaacagcaacaacctTGGCACCACACAGATTGATGTATATACGGACAAATCAGTTTTTCACGCATGGTGTACTGTTTTGGCTGGTTAAAACCGGGACATGGACTCTTCCAAATCAGGACATATTagtgttttatagatatttgtAGGGACTTCGGGAATCGGGTCGTATGGTCACCCTACAGTAAATGGATATAACAATAGAGTAATATGGATACTGTCTCTTTAACTGTACACCTGTGTTCTTCTCTCCCCAGTTTGTTCTGCTCCTCTAAGTGTGAATTTTGAAGAAAACCAGCCGGCTGGTGTCGATGTTGTGACAATCACTGTCCAACCAGAGGTTACCCTCACTTTCAAATCTCCAGCCCCTACCAACCCATTCAGGCTTGAAGGAAACAAGTTGAAATCCAATAGGATGTTTGACCTTGAGGTATGGTAGAATATGTCTAACTCAGTTGATGTATTCTGTTAAAATACCCGGCTGTTTTGCATGACGTTTGTTTTGTTCGCAGACGGAAACAAAACTTCATACAGCCTCCATCACCTGCACTGAACCTGCCTCCGGCATTAAGGTAAAACCATCCCCTAATGTTGAGGAGATTTGAGACATTAGAGATttctaaaatctgttttttaagcttttataatatttaaactatttacaaccccattttgtaaaaaaaaatgtgacgcTTCTCAAAACACTGACATCCcgtatttatttcaaacatatcAACATATCAAAATTATGAAACTGAGACATTAAATTGTTTTGGAATACTATATGCCCATTTTGGATTTTATGGCAGcgtcacaatttaaaaaagttatgaTAGTAGCATcaaaagactgtaaataatgtttaaaaaagaaaacacctggTGGTGCATCTCCCAGTTAATAAGGTTTACCGGCAACAGGGAAGTAACATGATTGGTCAAAATACTGATGGGGAGGGGATTTGCTAGCAGAAGAATCATGTTTCTAACATAAAATTTCAAAGAATCTGGGAATTTTGTCGTCTACGTTTTATCAGTCAAAGATTCAGAGAATGTGAAGAAATCTCTGTGGGCAGAAAACCAATATTGAAtatttaatggagagataggacagtggatagagtcagaaatcagggagagagaggggaatgacatgcgggaaaggtgcCACAGGCTGGGtgtgtggctcagttggtagagtctgtggTTCCTCAACCAGAAgtttgagggttcaatccccagctcctgcagcaacatgtctgatgtgtccttcagcaagacacttaacccaaaattgctcccgctgctttgtcagcagagtatgaatgggattacttACTTATGaaggtcactttacatagcagcctctgccatcagtgtgtgaaagtgtaggtgtgacctgagctgtaaaagagctttgagcagtctgaagactagaaaagtccatttaccatttacttacCTGCTTGTTCACCTGCCTACCTTGTGCATATACATGTGTTCTCATTGAGCATGAGCCGAGTCATTCACACGCTAAAGTGAGCTGAGCTAGCTTAAGAATGGCCAAGAAGAATGCATTGGGAGGAGGATAACCTGGAGGTTAGAAATCTTGTACGGGTTCTTCGTAAAGGATGTGAAAGAAACGTTTTTTTCTCAAAGGCATGGGAAGGTCGTAAAGGTTTGTCAAGTAGTTCGTCAAAGGCTTAAAGATGTTTAACAGGTTCTGGAGGAGAATTCAAAGGTTTTTAAAGCAGGTTGGAAAAGCTAAGGGTTTGTACACATTTGAACATGTTATACAGACTGGTGTCACAGTTTGGCCCTTATTGCAGATCAGAGTTGGATGTCAGTGTTTGACTCATCTCTAGTTCTTGATATCTTTCAACAAAATAATTAACATATTGTTGTAATAAGGCATAATATATTATAAACAATATAATGAAGTCAATAACAAAATATGTGTCTCTTGGTTTCCAGTTGGACCTCAACATTGTTGTAATTTTGGAGGATGTGAATGATAATCCTCCAACCTTTACTAAGAACCCCTACAATATCAACGTCGAAGAGGTGAGAGTTGATCAAACGCCTTAAACCAAACAGTGTTTTTTAGTATATTTTTCTTTGAGTTCAGTCCCAGACACTGACTGTACTGTTTTGTCCCAGATGTCTCCTGTCGGCAAATCAGTGGGCAGCTTCCCTGCCACAGATTTAGACGAAACTTCAGATATCTTCTACTCACTGACGTCGGAGTTGGTAAGACCTCATGTTgattttttaatgttgaatccatttatttagtttgaccCTCATATTTTCTTACCATTTATAGATAACTGCCAGAACAGAAATCATACGGTTAAAAGAAATGGATTTAGCCTCTCGGAAGAGCCCTCACCCTCATATTTATCTAAAAGCCAGGCGgggctttctttctttctttattaggatccccattagcaCCAGTATATGCATTGGCTAGTCTTCCTGGGGtccaacacacatacagtcatacacacttatacacagTACAATATAACAAAGTAAAGACAAGCAGCAAGACCAGCTCCTATAGTTAACGAAGTTcatacagaagagaaaaaaatggccATCGAAAGAGCACAAAATCATCGTCTTCAAAATTCATGCCGGACGTGATTTTCCTTCATGCATACAAATAATATAACACAGATTTGCCTATATTTATACTCCCCTGTTTGCAAAAAGaagtttgattttatgaatcCAGTTAGGAGTAAAAATCTTTCCTCATGAGGTTATGGTCTCGGTCATTGGCTTCAAGTCTTTTATGATACAGCAACATGTTATTGCTTTGGAAGCTTTGGTCCCAGTTAGAGATTAACAGATGTTACTTTAGGGCATTGATACCACTTACGAACAAGTCGCTATCAAGGTGTGATGACAACCAGgatagaaacataaaaaaaacaagaggacaAAGGCAAAAATGCTAAAACTTGAGGTTTCAAAAGCAGACATCACGGAGCCTACGTCCATTGTTCATACAGCAGACGGACTGAGGCAGTTCAAGATTATAATACAGTAAAGTTACTTTCAGTGGGCCCTAgagtttttattcatctttcatGTTATGTTCCTGTAACCGTGTGCACCTGAGAACGTATTGGCTGTGTAACGGGGTACCCTGTTGGCTTTTCAATAATATATGCTCGATTAAAGTCAGATCTAAACAGTTTAATTTTCCTCCTGTTTGATTTTGACTCCTGCAGAATGCATTCAAACTCGAGTCTCCTAGAAGCGCTGTTCTCCTCGTTGAGACACCTCTGGAATACGACAAAGTCAAAAATGTCCAGCTGATATTAAGAGCCCAGGTGAGTACTGAGTTCCTTTTTTCTAACTTTGTTTCTTTCAGACTCTGAAAGTCAGACATTAAATGAACATGGTCATGAACTAAGCCGATTTAACAGGTTGTTCAGTAATCCCAGGCCTCAGTCCACCTTGGTTCCACCTATCCATATATTTGCTTCTGATCTAGTGTTGCTTACATCCTATCTTGctgccatcaatgtgtgaattAGAGGCaaattatatttgaataaaatacataaacataacTCAGAGTGCATAAGTGCATATGGCTTGTTAAGTAGAAGTTCTGTCTAACTTTGATAAAAGGcaagttaaaggagcaatatgtgtccttactatatgatcagacattaaggaaacatgctatgttgaagtgctggcttctctgacaacaatgcagcagccagtatgtcctccttctaactttagattctggtcctgaatgctctgtatttgtttggaccagagatggtaggcggttttaaggcacctccacatggccgttttggacacccctcggtttgccagatatgagaccagttatcaggtcaaaccaacagctGTTGCAGCGacggaagcgggcaagagaactggttcagatagaagtgattgtacccgacctaaaaagcctctgcatgtttctaataagctccacgagcagaaacgtgctcaaactaggatcaatattggagatgcttttgaaaaatggagagaggttagaacgcagaaaggtttacagaccgatgcagagctggctaaacactgaagcttcagtgtctaccacatggcaacctgcgttaGCATCGActctatagagaggagggggcgggggagacagctctctaccatgtttttaatttggactgcagtaccaataaACATTAGGTGTCAGAGTtgcatactgctcctttaacttgAAACATTTGGGTCATACGATATCATTTGTGATACgtttttattcaattttttaAGGACACACCGTTGACAGGAGGAAGTGGCGGTGTTTCTCACACtgccaccaccaccatcaaTGTTGTCATCACGGATGTGGATAACAGACCGCCGTGGTTCCAGCCATGCACCACGCACAACATGGACGGGACTCTGATCTGCCAGAGCGAAGGCTACACCGGGAGGGTTGACTTAAATGAACAAGAGGTGATGCTTCCATTGTggtaacacttttttttttttacagtttattctGAACTGTGATGTGAAAAAGGATTACAGACTAAACACTGCAAAAAGTATCCATGATTGTGGTATTGACAGTTTCAGGAGTTTCCATAAATTGCAGGATGCTGCTGCAGCGTTGGAGAAACTGTTAAAAGTCTGACTCTTAAAGACAGCCTTTAGAGTCTGCCTTCtactttttccctctctttctaaAGGACACTTTTCCTCATTGTCCACACATCATGATAATCATGATaaagtgttttctcctctgcagAGTGGTGCGTTGCCCCTTAAACCAGGACCAGTTAAGGCCATCGATGGAGACTCTGGGATAAATGAGGAGATAACATATTCCTTTGTGAGCGGTAAGTATCTCCTATTGTAATGAATCAACAGCGGTTAGTGGTTTTGTGTTACAGAAATAAGTTGTTGGTTATAGGCAGGTGGTACCAGTTCaacctgtgcgtgtgtgtgtttgtgtgttttaggagAAGATGGTGGCGGTCTATTTGCGATAGACGTAAACACAGGACTCATCACCATGCTGAAGCCGACCGACGTGGTGGGGACAATCAGTCTGACTGTGCTGGTAAAAACAAACTCTTCACTTGAGCTGATCCAATGTGTTCACATgatcttttctttgtgtttttagtaTTCCATACCCTTAGTTTCTGTGTCAAGCCGCGACCAAACAGTCTTGGATTTGGTGTAACTGGGACGACAGAGACACAGTTATGACATAAATCCAAGACAAACAATCAACAGAATGAAGCTCAGCTTTTACCTAGGTGCTTAAACACCTTTGAACAAGCTATCTTTGAATAGCTACCACTGACAACCAGTGGCGTGCACAGACTTTTTGAAGGGCAGGggcgaaaagaaaaaaaagggcacaTACAGCGCGTTCTCGCCATTGAAGAGGGCGCTAAATTCTGCATGTTTTCGAGGGCACTTTAGACATGTTTATATGTTATACAAATGGCACATTATATAGCTTTAAAACAGACTAACTGGACAGACTACTCAAGTTAGTTTGTAGTTAGGATCAGCATCCACGAGAACTGTGTAGATTCAACATTGGACTGtgaagaacacacagagacataggAGACCTAGGGGGTCTGGGGGTCCTCCCCCAGAACATTTTCAATTAAGTAGATGCCATTTCCTGTATTCTAACGCGTTTTGGCTCCCAAGCGGGCACTTTAGCGCACGTTTTTCCACAATtgggcgtctgattggttcatcagattggtacctcgtggcagacattggttgaagtttttacaggcttacaactgctacagatgacagattttctttgttcctttttagggggacatgagttattaatttctttcaggacctaaagacaatttcaaccaaaaaggaaattaccaaccctgtctttaatAGAGTTGTGACAAATTTTTAATCGCATCTTTTCATCTGCAGTTTTTTAACCATAATAGAAGGCTAAAATTGATCTAAAATCAAATAGAGTGGTTCAGTTGagaaatcatttgtttgtttagtgaGCTACCTACCTTACAACTTCAAATCACCAAACCTGAGCTCTGTGGTAACACATTTTGACAGTTATATGTTTATAAAGCTGTTATccattttgtttctcttttaggCTGCCCAGAAGACGAACAGATTTCAGTTTGCGACCACTTCTGTCACAATAAGTGTTCAGGTGAAGAGTCTCCACGTTCCACGGTTTCAAAGGCCTCAGTATGAAGCTGTCGTCTCTTCAGTGGGGGCCATGGCGATGGACTCCAGCAACACAGACAATCTGCTGCGCATCCTCGCCACAGACGATGACTACATTGCCACTGGGGTAAAGCACTGATTCCAGACTCTGTGCACTTCTGAGCGGAAACActgaaaaattgaaaaaagttaaacattgcACAGAAAAGGGGTTATTTCGAGTCTGAGATGCAAACGTGTACTGAATCAAGTTAAAATGCCTATAATGCAATGGAGtgggtagtgttgtagtactcagaAAAGGTCTTTTTAAAAGtctcaaaagcatttttactcggtcttgtctc includes:
- the cdhr5b gene encoding cadherin-related family member 5 isoform X2, translated to MEGIYSQFTVRTCFSFLLLILLQTSTEAQICSAPLSVNFEENQPAGVDVVTITVQPEVTLTFKSPAPTNPFRLEGNKLKSNRMFDLETETKLHTASITCTEPASGIKLDLNIVVILEDVNDNPPTFTKNPYNINVEEMSPVGKSVGSFPATDLDETSDIFYSLTSELNAFKLESPRSAVLLVETPLEYDKVKNVQLILRAQDTPLTGGSGGVSHTATTTINVVITDVDNRPPWFQPCTTHNMDGTLICQSEGYTGRVDLNEQESGALPLKPGPVKAIDGDSGINEEITYSFVSGEDGGGLFAIDVNTGLITMLKPTDVVGTISLTVLAAQKTNRFQFATTSVTISVQVKSLHVPRFQRPQYEAVVSSVGAMAMDSSNTDNLLRILATDDDYIATGGLNPYITYSITGSTDFSVINGYLFMTKQLADSTLSLQIVATDTSNDETAVAQLSVEVKSVIIPSGGYGPADMAALGATLGVLLFICLVVIVVFALRIQREKTDWKKIHETSTFRSTMGQGSGGPKEGMQYTNDAFMNDEDRDSPEVGKKMAGEEPQKASGDFMLEEAIVKSTVPLHALLGDDAIQEESDKDDNDKEMKPILTREKRMDDGYKSVWFKEDIDPDAKEEVVIIPDSREDDSEDEEEEEQSSSSREENDDDDNLGMTPRAVFNDADLDSGLGVRIEDPAEDSEEGERVTYDL
- the cdhr5b gene encoding cadherin-related family member 5 isoform X1 translates to MEGIYSQFTVRTCFSFLLLILLQTSTEAQICSAPLSVNFEENQPAGVDVVTITVQPEVTLTFKSPAPTNPFRLEGNKLKSNRMFDLETETKLHTASITCTEPASGIKLDLNIVVILEDVNDNPPTFTKNPYNINVEEMSPVGKSVGSFPATDLDETSDIFYSLTSELNAFKLESPRSAVLLVETPLEYDKVKNVQLILRAQDTPLTGGSGGVSHTATTTINVVITDVDNRPPWFQPCTTHNMDGTLICQSEGYTGRVDLNEQESGALPLKPGPVKAIDGDSGINEEITYSFVSGEDGGGLFAIDVNTGLITMLKPTDVVGTISLTVLAAQKTNRFQFATTSVTISVQVKSLHVPRFQRPQYEAVVSSVGAMAMDSSNTDNLLRILATDDDYIATGGLNPYITYSITGSTDFSVINGYLFMTKQLADSTLSLQIVATDTSNDETAVAQLSVEVKSGLTTTSLPLSTTDSTATPSVGESTTNSQTTEDTVPTTNPATTGQSTISATSSSVTSEGSVSTSNPSATSEGGISTASSPHPATVIIPSGGYGPADMAALGATLGVLLFICLVVIVVFALRIQREKTDWKKIHETSTFRSTMGQGSGGPKEGMQYTNDAFMNDEDRDSPEVGKKMAGEEPQKASGDFMLEEAIVKSTVPLHALLGDDAIQEESDKDDNDKEMKPILTREKRMDDGYKSVWFKEDIDPDAKEEVVIIPDSREDDSEDEEEEEQSSSSREENDDDDNLGMTPRAVFNDADLDSGLGVRIEDPAEDSEEGERVTYDL